One Corynebacterium uterequi DNA segment encodes these proteins:
- a CDS encoding long-chain-fatty-acid--CoA ligase, whose product MSPSANKPWLSSYSDWTPHTLDYGDATLTSMYDDNLAAHPNRTATWFFGRSLTYAEIDAQVRSAAAGLRAFGVRPGDRVALLMPNCPQHVIAFYAVLKLGATVVEHNPLYTAHELKAPFINHGARIAIVWDKAAPTVEKLRGDTDLEAIIAVNLIEAMPKVKQLALRLPIPSIMDSRSQLHAPAPKAVPWSTLVSHPIGGSGEDLTTYEDITPDTPAVIMYTSGTTGVPKGAILTHGNLYANLHQGAAWVENLGKRDERILAALPFFHAYGLTMALTLSFYVGGEMVIVPSPKLPLILTALKARRPTWFTGVPLLFERTLEATANNKKISLDSVLSAFCGAATMPPEIIAKWESSTSGMFVEGYGLTETSPVVIGTPMNNNRKAGYIGIPFPDTEVRIANPDNLDETRPYGQEGEILVKGPQVFAGYLGNEEATEAAFHDGWFRTGDVGVMDSDGFVKLVARIKEVIITGGFNVYPGEVEAVMRDHPDVKDVAVVGRPRSDGSEDVVACIVLNDGAALDPEGLKEFARQRVTRYKVPRTFYHFEELPTNIMGKISRREVQAELLEKIGQK is encoded by the coding sequence ATGTCCCCATCCGCCAACAAGCCCTGGCTGTCCAGCTACTCCGACTGGACCCCCCACACCCTGGACTACGGGGACGCAACGCTTACCTCCATGTACGACGATAATCTCGCCGCCCACCCCAACCGCACCGCCACGTGGTTCTTCGGCCGCTCCCTGACCTACGCGGAGATCGACGCCCAGGTGCGTTCCGCCGCCGCCGGGCTGCGCGCCTTCGGCGTGCGCCCCGGCGACCGGGTCGCGCTACTCATGCCCAACTGCCCGCAGCACGTTATCGCCTTCTACGCGGTGCTCAAGCTGGGCGCCACCGTGGTGGAGCACAACCCGCTCTACACCGCTCACGAGCTCAAGGCCCCGTTCATCAACCACGGCGCCCGGATCGCGATCGTCTGGGACAAGGCCGCCCCCACGGTGGAGAAGCTGCGAGGCGACACGGACCTGGAGGCGATCATCGCCGTCAACCTCATCGAGGCGATGCCCAAGGTCAAGCAGCTCGCGCTGCGTCTGCCCATCCCGTCGATCATGGACTCCCGCAGCCAGCTGCACGCCCCGGCGCCGAAGGCCGTGCCCTGGTCCACGCTGGTCAGCCACCCCATCGGCGGCTCCGGCGAGGACCTCACCACCTACGAGGACATCACCCCGGATACCCCCGCGGTCATCATGTACACCTCGGGCACTACCGGTGTCCCCAAGGGCGCCATCCTCACCCACGGCAACCTCTACGCCAACCTCCACCAGGGCGCGGCGTGGGTGGAAAACCTCGGCAAGCGCGATGAACGCATCCTCGCGGCGCTGCCCTTCTTCCACGCCTACGGGTTGACGATGGCGCTGACGCTCTCCTTCTACGTCGGCGGGGAGATGGTCATCGTGCCGTCGCCGAAGCTGCCGCTGATCCTCACCGCCCTCAAGGCGCGTCGCCCCACGTGGTTCACCGGCGTGCCCCTGCTGTTTGAGCGCACCCTGGAGGCCACCGCCAACAACAAGAAGATCTCCCTGGACTCCGTGCTCAGCGCCTTCTGCGGCGCGGCGACCATGCCGCCGGAGATCATCGCCAAGTGGGAAAGCAGCACTTCCGGCATGTTCGTCGAAGGCTACGGGCTGACGGAAACCTCCCCGGTGGTCATCGGTACCCCCATGAATAACAACCGCAAGGCCGGCTACATCGGCATCCCCTTCCCGGACACCGAGGTGCGCATCGCCAACCCGGACAACCTCGACGAGACCCGCCCCTACGGCCAGGAAGGCGAGATCCTCGTCAAGGGCCCGCAGGTGTTCGCCGGCTACCTCGGCAACGAGGAAGCTACCGAGGCGGCGTTCCACGACGGCTGGTTCCGCACCGGCGACGTCGGCGTCATGGACTCTGATGGCTTCGTCAAGCTCGTCGCCCGCATCAAGGAAGTCATCATTACCGGCGGCTTCAACGTCTACCCCGGCGAGGTGGAGGCGGTCATGCGCGATCACCCGGACGTCAAGGACGTAGCCGTCGTCGGCCGCCCGCGCTCCGACGGCTCCGAGGACGTGGTGGCCTGCATCGTCCTCAACGACGGCGCCGCCCTGGACCCGGAGGGGCTCAAGGAGTTCGCCCGCCAGCGGGTCACCCGCTACAAGGTTCCGCGTACCTTCTACCACTTCGAGGAGCTGCCCACGAACATCATGGGCAAGATCTCCCGCCGCGAGGTGCAGGCAGAGCTGCTGGAGAAGATCGGCCAGAAGTAG
- a CDS encoding helix-turn-helix domain-containing protein yields MAHEDKGTFLTVAEVAEIMRVSKMTVYRLVHAGELPAVRVGRSFRVHEKAVSEYLDSSYYEVG; encoded by the coding sequence ATGGCACATGAAGATAAGGGAACGTTCCTGACCGTCGCAGAGGTCGCCGAGATCATGCGCGTCTCCAAGATGACCGTGTACCGCCTCGTTCACGCAGGTGAGCTGCCGGCGGTGCGCGTCGGACGCTCCTTCCGCGTTCATGAAAAGGCCGTCAGCGAGTATCTCGACTCTTCCTACTACGAGGTCGGATAG
- a CDS encoding sensor histidine kinase has product MEIVLGLLAGVVLTVATLPFVTRVRDHIKAARSSATYEENQVTTPGQILHLVVQGAPTAVAVLRRNGDVLMSNARAHEMAIVNDRTINADVWEAAQEVFEDHDPRTIELTFPKRRTGNRVTDVRAHIKPLTLVDDRFLVVYGTDESESARMEAARRDFVANVSHELKTPTGAMSLLAEALLDSPDDVEHVEYFGSKLLDESHRMGELISELIALSKLQGAEPLPDMAPVRVDDLIDEAMARNQFNAEAAGIELTSARATGIWVVGNKSLLVTALSNLISNAINYSPNSMPVTISQRVVDNTIQIRVTDRGIGISPENQERVFERFYRVDKARSRQTGGTGLGLAIVKHVVANHGGNIRLWSRPDSGSTFTIELPIYDPRPVDPPETEQRTEGGETALRKAVTKVTALRKDKTS; this is encoded by the coding sequence GTGGAGATTGTGCTCGGCCTCCTGGCGGGGGTGGTGCTGACGGTGGCAACGCTGCCTTTCGTGACGCGGGTCCGCGATCACATCAAGGCGGCGCGTTCCTCGGCGACGTACGAGGAAAACCAGGTCACCACCCCTGGCCAGATCCTGCACCTGGTGGTGCAGGGCGCGCCGACGGCCGTCGCCGTGCTGCGTCGCAACGGCGATGTGCTCATGTCCAACGCCCGGGCACATGAGATGGCGATCGTTAACGATCGGACCATCAACGCCGACGTGTGGGAGGCGGCTCAGGAGGTCTTCGAGGATCACGATCCCCGGACGATTGAGCTGACGTTTCCCAAACGTCGGACCGGAAACCGGGTGACGGATGTGCGGGCGCACATCAAGCCGCTCACCCTCGTCGATGACCGCTTCCTGGTGGTCTACGGCACCGACGAGTCCGAGTCGGCCCGCATGGAGGCCGCCCGCCGCGACTTCGTCGCCAACGTCTCCCACGAGCTGAAGACCCCGACCGGCGCCATGAGCCTGCTGGCCGAGGCGTTGTTGGACAGCCCGGACGACGTCGAACACGTGGAGTACTTCGGCTCGAAGCTGCTCGATGAGTCCCACCGGATGGGCGAGCTCATCTCGGAGCTCATCGCCCTGTCGAAGCTGCAGGGCGCGGAGCCCCTGCCCGATATGGCGCCGGTTCGGGTGGACGACCTCATCGATGAAGCCATGGCCCGCAACCAGTTCAACGCGGAGGCCGCCGGCATTGAGCTGACGTCCGCGCGGGCGACGGGAATATGGGTGGTCGGCAACAAGTCGTTGCTGGTCACCGCACTGTCAAATCTCATCTCAAACGCGATCAACTACTCGCCAAATTCGATGCCGGTAACTATTTCTCAGCGGGTTGTGGACAATACCATCCAGATCCGGGTGACCGACCGCGGCATTGGAATTTCGCCCGAGAATCAGGAGCGCGTTTTCGAGCGTTTCTACCGCGTGGACAAGGCCCGATCCCGGCAAACCGGAGGTACCGGATTGGGTCTAGCCATCGTCAAGCATGTGGTGGCCAATCACGGCGGTAATATTAGGTTGTGGTCCCGGCCGGACTCTGGATCGACGTTCACCATTGAACTGCCCATCTACGATCCTCGGCCCGTGGATCCACCGGAGACGGAGCAACGCACCGAGGGCGGGGAGACCGCGCTACGCAAGGCCGTAACCAAGGTGACGGCGCTCAGAAAGGATAAGACATCGTGA
- a CDS encoding UDP-N-acetylmuramate dehydrogenase, producing the protein MEHSPKPGQCDPSATPRPPKADYQASLTAFAAATPGVTVETDTSLSALTTLRIGGSPRAVVRCSTPEAIVAVCRELDARGEPLLVVGGGSNLVVAEGEVDLTVVLVANDGISIDGARVVAGAGAVWDDVVVASINAGLGGVECLSGIPGSAGATPVQNVGAYGAEIADVLRRVQLYERATGEVRWVPAAELELAYRYSNLKFTQRAVVLAIELELTEDGLSRPLRFGQLAGEPGQRRLAAEVRREVLALRAAKGMVLDADDPDTFSAGSFFTNPVVPVAVADAVQERVRAERGDEDADRMPRWPVEQERVKLSAAWLIERAGFPRGFPGESAPARLSTKHTLALTNRGAATTQDIVDLAHRVSDGVREAFGVDLAPEPVWVGVAFERP; encoded by the coding sequence GTGGAGCATTCACCTAAGCCTGGACAGTGTGACCCGTCGGCGACGCCGCGCCCGCCGAAAGCCGACTACCAAGCCTCGCTCACCGCGTTTGCGGCGGCAACGCCCGGCGTGACCGTGGAGACGGACACGAGCCTGAGCGCGCTCACGACGCTGCGTATTGGCGGCAGCCCCCGCGCGGTGGTGCGGTGCTCGACGCCGGAGGCGATCGTCGCCGTGTGCCGAGAGCTCGACGCCCGGGGGGAGCCGCTGCTCGTCGTTGGCGGCGGGTCCAACCTCGTGGTCGCCGAGGGGGAGGTGGATCTCACCGTGGTCCTCGTCGCTAACGACGGCATCAGCATCGACGGCGCGCGCGTCGTCGCCGGCGCCGGGGCGGTGTGGGACGACGTGGTGGTCGCCAGCATCAACGCCGGCCTCGGCGGGGTGGAGTGCCTGTCCGGTATTCCCGGTTCCGCGGGGGCGACGCCGGTGCAAAACGTCGGCGCCTACGGGGCGGAGATCGCCGACGTGCTGCGGCGGGTGCAGCTCTATGAACGCGCCACGGGGGAGGTCCGGTGGGTGCCGGCGGCCGAGCTGGAGCTGGCGTACCGCTACTCCAACCTCAAGTTCACGCAGCGCGCGGTGGTGTTGGCGATCGAGCTGGAGCTGACCGAGGACGGCCTGTCCCGGCCGCTGCGCTTCGGCCAATTGGCGGGCGAACCAGGCCAGCGCCGCCTGGCGGCGGAAGTGCGCCGGGAAGTTCTCGCGCTGCGGGCTGCCAAAGGCATGGTCCTCGATGCCGACGACCCCGATACCTTCTCCGCCGGGTCCTTCTTCACGAATCCGGTGGTGCCGGTCGCGGTCGCAGATGCGGTGCAGGAGCGGGTTCGCGCCGAGCGCGGCGACGAGGACGCGGACCGCATGCCGCGGTGGCCGGTGGAGCAGGAGCGGGTGAAACTCTCCGCTGCGTGGCTCATCGAGCGGGCCGGGTTCCCGCGTGGATTCCCCGGAGAGTCGGCGCCCGCGCGGCTGTCCACCAAGCACACCCTGGCCCTGACGAACCGGGGAGCGGCGACGACGCAGGACATCGTCGACCTGGCGCACCGGGTGAGCGACGGGGTCCGGGAGGCCTTCGGTGTGGACCTGGCCCCGGAGCCGGTGTGGGTGGGGGTCGCCTTCGAACGCCCCTAA
- the mshA gene encoding D-inositol-3-phosphate glycosyltransferase, with translation MKVAMISMHTSPLEQPGSGDAGGMNVYVLNVARQLARSGTEVDVFTRATRPSQGEIVAVEPGLRVINIVAGPYEGLDKEELPTQLAAFAGGIIAFARCHHESYDVLHSHYWLSGQVGWLLRDLWRVPLVHTAHTLAAVKNAHRSLEDTAESEARRICEQQIVDNADLLVVNTAEETNDLVAHYDASRDHVAVVAPGADTELYTPGTGRTTERARRELGLPQHVKVVAFVGRMQEFKGPQVLIRAAAELFQRRPHRDVRVLICGGASGATSSRAHYVELAAQLGLGRRIRFIDPRPPEELVSVYRAADIVAVPSYNESFGLVAMEAQATGTPVVAARVGGLPIAVKDEVTGLLVDGHDPRAWADALEELLDDDARRIAMGKAGVAHAHTFSWAAAAQRLNEVYARACSTPRSGCPDRKATGG, from the coding sequence ATGAAGGTCGCAATGATCTCGATGCATACCTCCCCGCTGGAACAGCCGGGGTCGGGCGACGCCGGCGGGATGAACGTCTACGTCCTTAACGTGGCCCGCCAGCTGGCTCGCTCAGGCACCGAAGTGGACGTTTTCACGCGGGCGACCAGGCCCAGCCAGGGCGAGATCGTGGCGGTGGAGCCGGGTTTGCGGGTCATCAACATCGTCGCCGGCCCCTACGAAGGGCTCGACAAGGAAGAATTGCCCACCCAGCTAGCCGCCTTCGCCGGCGGGATCATCGCCTTCGCCCGCTGCCACCACGAGAGCTACGACGTGCTCCACTCGCACTACTGGCTCTCCGGTCAGGTGGGGTGGCTGCTGCGAGACCTGTGGCGAGTGCCGTTAGTACACACCGCGCACACGCTCGCGGCGGTGAAAAACGCCCACCGCTCCCTGGAGGACACTGCTGAGTCGGAAGCCCGCCGGATCTGCGAGCAGCAGATCGTGGATAATGCCGATCTGCTCGTGGTCAACACCGCCGAAGAGACCAACGACCTGGTGGCGCACTACGACGCATCACGGGACCACGTGGCCGTCGTCGCGCCGGGTGCCGACACCGAGCTGTACACCCCGGGCACCGGCCGGACGACGGAGCGCGCCCGTCGCGAGCTAGGCCTGCCGCAGCACGTCAAGGTGGTGGCCTTCGTCGGCCGGATGCAGGAGTTCAAGGGCCCGCAGGTTCTCATCCGGGCCGCCGCGGAATTGTTCCAGCGGCGTCCCCACCGGGATGTGCGGGTGCTCATCTGCGGCGGGGCGTCGGGGGCGACGAGCAGCCGGGCGCACTACGTGGAACTGGCGGCGCAATTGGGGCTCGGCCGGCGCATCCGGTTCATCGACCCGCGCCCGCCAGAGGAGCTGGTGAGCGTCTACCGGGCGGCGGACATTGTGGCGGTGCCCAGCTATAACGAGTCCTTCGGATTGGTGGCCATGGAAGCCCAGGCCACCGGCACGCCGGTGGTGGCGGCGCGGGTGGGCGGCCTGCCTATCGCGGTGAAGGACGAGGTGACCGGGCTGCTCGTCGACGGTCACGATCCGCGGGCTTGGGCCGACGCTTTAGAGGAGCTGCTCGACGACGACGCCCGCCGCATCGCCATGGGTAAGGCTGGCGTCGCCCACGCTCATACCTTTAGTTGGGCCGCTGCCGCCCAGCGGCTCAACGAGGTTTACGCCCGGGCGTGCTCGACGCCACGGAGTGGTTGCCCGGACCGTAAAGCAACCGGCGGGTAG
- a CDS encoding Ppx/GppA phosphatase family protein, translating into MRLGVLDVGSNTVHLVAVDTRGGARPSPMSDWKTGLRLVEQLDDGGAITDKGIKKLIAAVGEAAQLADQLGCQELIPFATSAIRSATNGPEVLDAVERDTGVRLTVLSGEEEARLTFLAVRRWYGWSAGRIVNIDIGGGSLELTTGTDEEPDVAVSLDLGAGRLTHSWFDTDPPARKKINLLRDYIDAELYEPAKRFQLLGEARVAAGTSKTLRTLARLTGAAPSSAGPFVQRTLTAAGLRQLIAFISRMTSADRAELEGVSLDRSHQLVAGALVAEASMRALGIEKLDICPWALREGVILRRIDKESDT; encoded by the coding sequence GTGCGTTTAGGTGTGTTGGATGTTGGCAGTAACACGGTCCACCTCGTGGCGGTAGATACCCGCGGTGGGGCGCGCCCGTCGCCGATGAGTGATTGGAAGACCGGACTGCGGCTGGTAGAACAGCTCGACGACGGTGGGGCCATCACCGACAAGGGAATCAAGAAGCTCATCGCCGCCGTGGGGGAGGCGGCCCAGCTGGCGGACCAACTGGGCTGTCAGGAACTCATCCCGTTTGCCACCTCGGCTATCCGCTCGGCGACAAACGGGCCGGAGGTGCTCGACGCCGTCGAGCGCGACACCGGCGTGCGCCTGACGGTGCTCTCCGGCGAAGAGGAGGCGCGGCTGACCTTCCTGGCGGTTCGTCGCTGGTATGGGTGGTCGGCCGGGCGGATCGTCAACATCGACATTGGCGGCGGCTCCCTGGAGTTGACCACCGGCACCGACGAAGAGCCGGACGTGGCCGTGTCCCTTGATCTGGGGGCGGGCCGGCTCACTCACTCGTGGTTCGATACCGACCCGCCGGCACGCAAGAAGATCAACCTCCTGCGCGATTACATCGACGCTGAACTCTACGAGCCGGCCAAGCGCTTCCAGCTCCTAGGCGAGGCCCGGGTGGCGGCGGGAACGTCGAAGACCCTGCGCACCCTGGCCCGGCTCACCGGCGCCGCACCGAGTTCGGCCGGCCCGTTTGTGCAGCGCACCCTCACGGCGGCTGGTCTTCGCCAGCTCATCGCTTTCATCTCCCGAATGACTTCGGCTGACCGGGCTGAGTTGGAGGGGGTAAGCTTGGATCGGTCCCACCAACTAGTGGCCGGCGCTTTAGTTGCCGAGGCAAGTATGCGAGCATTAGGAATAGAAAAACTAGACATTTGCCCGTGGGCATTGCGCGAAGGCGTGATCTTGCGTCGCATCGACAAAGAGTCGGACACTTAA
- a CDS encoding response regulator transcription factor: MTTVLIVEDEESLADPLAFLLRKEGFDVVIAGDGPSALREFERGTTHIVLLDLMLPGMSGTDVAKKIRATSNVPIIMVTARDSEIDKVVGLELGADDYVTKPYSSRELIARIRAVLRRGASGATEQAEDDSLILSGGRVQLDVGRHTVTVDGQPVPMPLKEFDLLEYLLSNSGRVLTRGQLIDRIWGSDYVGDTKTLDVHVKRLRSKIEEEPSHPRHLVTVRGLGYKFEA, translated from the coding sequence GTGACCACCGTTCTCATCGTTGAAGACGAAGAGTCCTTAGCGGACCCACTGGCATTCTTGCTGCGCAAGGAGGGCTTCGACGTTGTGATCGCCGGCGACGGCCCGAGTGCGCTGAGGGAGTTCGAGCGCGGGACGACGCACATCGTCCTGCTCGACCTCATGCTGCCGGGCATGTCGGGAACGGATGTGGCGAAGAAAATCCGCGCCACGTCGAATGTGCCGATCATCATGGTGACCGCCCGGGATTCGGAGATCGACAAGGTGGTGGGGCTCGAACTCGGCGCCGATGACTACGTCACCAAGCCCTATTCTTCGCGGGAGCTCATCGCCCGGATCCGTGCCGTGCTGCGCCGCGGTGCGAGCGGCGCAACGGAGCAGGCTGAGGACGATTCCCTCATCCTTTCCGGCGGACGCGTCCAACTCGACGTCGGCCGCCACACCGTCACCGTCGACGGCCAGCCGGTCCCCATGCCGCTGAAAGAATTTGACCTGCTGGAATACCTGCTGTCCAACTCCGGTCGGGTGCTCACCCGCGGGCAGTTGATCGACCGCATCTGGGGTTCGGACTACGTGGGCGACACGAAGACCCTCGACGTTCACGTCAAGCGCCTGCGCTCGAAGATCGAGGAGGAGCCCTCCCACCCGCGCCACCTGGTCACCGTGCGCGGGCTTGGCTACAAGTTCGAGGCCTAG
- a CDS encoding 30S ribosomal protein bS22 — translation MGSVIKKRRKRMSKKKHRKMLRRTRVQRRKLGK, via the coding sequence ATGGGTTCTGTCATCAAGAAGCGTCGTAAGCGCATGTCGAAGAAGAAGCACCGCAAGATGCTTCGCCGTACGCGCGTTCAGCGTCGTAAGCTCGGCAAGTAA
- the proC gene encoding pyrroline-5-carboxylate reductase, with protein MSTIAIIGAGSIGEALIAGLIGAGRDPQSIIATNRTVSRNRYLAQTYGVRTSNDNETVVDGADFLVIAVKPAQVVPLLGELSDTIAHNDSTIVVSLAAGVSVGAMEEALSAGTPVVRVMPNTPMLVGKGVSACAAGRFVTDDQMDSVAELLRTVGEVVRVKESEMDAVCALSGSAPAYYFLMAEALVDAGVSLGLSRELSTTLAKCVASGAGALVEQHDGELSALRAAVSSPAGTTVAAVRELEESGLRGAIYRATEACAKRSAELGS; from the coding sequence ATGAGCACTATCGCAATCATCGGTGCCGGCAGCATTGGGGAGGCCCTCATCGCCGGTTTGATCGGCGCCGGGCGGGACCCGCAGAGCATCATCGCCACGAACCGCACGGTGAGCCGGAACCGATACCTGGCGCAGACCTACGGGGTCCGCACGTCGAACGACAACGAGACGGTTGTCGACGGGGCGGACTTCCTCGTCATCGCCGTGAAACCGGCCCAGGTGGTGCCGCTGCTTGGTGAGCTGTCGGACACCATCGCCCACAACGATTCGACCATCGTTGTCTCTCTCGCCGCCGGGGTGAGCGTCGGCGCCATGGAGGAAGCACTGTCCGCCGGGACCCCGGTGGTGCGCGTCATGCCTAACACGCCCATGCTCGTGGGCAAGGGGGTCAGCGCCTGCGCCGCCGGCCGCTTCGTTACCGATGACCAGATGGATTCCGTCGCGGAGCTGCTGCGGACCGTCGGCGAGGTGGTTCGGGTCAAGGAGAGCGAGATGGATGCCGTGTGCGCCCTGTCTGGCTCCGCGCCGGCGTACTACTTCCTCATGGCGGAGGCCCTCGTGGACGCGGGCGTGAGCCTGGGGCTGAGCCGGGAACTGTCGACCACCCTGGCTAAGTGCGTGGCCAGCGGCGCGGGAGCGCTCGTCGAGCAACACGACGGGGAGCTGTCGGCCCTGCGCGCCGCGGTGTCCTCCCCGGCGGGCACGACGGTGGCGGCGGTGCGCGAACTGGAGGAGTCGGGCCTGCGTGGGGCGATCTACCGGGCGACGGAGGCCTGCGCGAAGCGTTCGGCCGAGCTCGGTAGCTAG
- a CDS encoding phosphoglyceromutase, with translation MTNGKLILVRHGQSVWNESNQFTGWVDVNLTAKGEQEAVNAGKLLKEKNVLPDVVYTSLLRRAIRTANIALNAADRHWIPVVRNWRLNERHYGKLQGLNKTEIRDQFGEEQFMTWRRSYGTPPPEIDADNEYSQVGDPRYFNLPQVPLTECLEDVVKRFVPYFTDNILPRAQKGENVMIAAHGNSLRALVKYLDNISDEDIAGLNIPTGMPLVYEIEPDGTVVNPGGTYLDPEAAAAGAAAVANQGQK, from the coding sequence ATGACTAACGGAAAGCTGATTCTGGTCCGTCATGGCCAGAGCGTCTGGAATGAATCCAACCAGTTCACCGGCTGGGTTGACGTCAACCTCACCGCCAAGGGTGAGCAGGAAGCCGTCAACGCCGGCAAGCTGCTCAAGGAAAAGAACGTCCTCCCGGACGTCGTCTACACCTCCCTGCTGCGTCGTGCCATCCGCACCGCCAACATCGCTCTCAACGCCGCTGATCGCCACTGGATCCCCGTCGTGCGCAACTGGCGCCTCAACGAGCGCCACTACGGCAAGCTCCAGGGCCTGAACAAGACCGAGATCCGCGACCAGTTCGGCGAAGAGCAGTTCATGACCTGGCGTCGTTCCTACGGCACCCCGCCGCCGGAGATCGACGCGGACAACGAGTACTCGCAGGTTGGCGACCCGCGCTACTTCAACCTCCCGCAGGTCCCGCTCACCGAGTGCCTGGAGGACGTCGTCAAGCGCTTCGTCCCCTACTTCACCGACAACATCCTGCCGCGCGCGCAGAAGGGCGAGAACGTCATGATCGCCGCGCACGGTAACTCCCTGCGCGCCCTGGTCAAGTACCTGGACAACATCTCGGACGAGGACATCGCCGGGCTCAACATCCCCACCGGCATGCCGCTGGTGTACGAGATCGAGCCCGACGGCACCGTCGTCAACCCGGGCGGCACCTACCTGGACCCGGAGGCCGCCGCTGCCGGCGCCGCCGCCGTCGCCAACCAGGGCCAGAAGTAG
- a CDS encoding methylase, producing MADHAHNLRASGGRGRPIGVITRGTTGVNRLRRCDRWSVHHPRIRELLAGAAHPLAVDVGYGASHTTTVEWARWLRTLRADVDVVGLEIDPARVLPPRDGVRFELGGFELAGYRPHLVRAFNVLRQYDASEVPNAWEAVTSRLAPGGVFVEGTCDEQGRRCSWVLLDAAGPQTLTLAWDPRDVAAPSDVAERLPKVLIHRNVPGEAIHDLLRAADAAWDKAAGWAPYGPRVRWEKTRELLVADGVPLLTARRRSRDAVLTIAWEHVAPRP from the coding sequence ATGGCCGATCACGCCCACAACCTCCGGGCCTCCGGCGGGCGCGGGCGGCCGATTGGTGTCATCACCCGCGGCACGACGGGCGTCAACCGCCTGCGCCGCTGCGACCGCTGGAGCGTTCACCATCCCCGCATCCGGGAGCTGCTCGCCGGCGCCGCGCACCCCCTGGCCGTCGACGTCGGCTACGGCGCCTCCCACACCACCACCGTGGAATGGGCGCGTTGGCTGCGCACACTGCGCGCCGACGTGGACGTCGTCGGCCTCGAAATCGACCCCGCGCGGGTGCTTCCACCCCGCGACGGGGTCCGCTTCGAGCTCGGCGGCTTCGAACTAGCCGGCTACCGGCCCCACCTCGTGCGCGCCTTCAACGTGCTGCGCCAGTACGATGCCTCGGAGGTGCCCAACGCCTGGGAGGCGGTGACCTCCCGCCTGGCCCCGGGCGGGGTGTTCGTGGAGGGCACGTGCGACGAACAGGGGCGGCGCTGCTCCTGGGTGCTGCTCGACGCCGCCGGTCCCCAGACTTTGACGCTGGCGTGGGACCCGCGCGACGTCGCCGCGCCGTCAGACGTCGCCGAACGCCTGCCCAAGGTGCTTATCCACCGCAACGTCCCCGGTGAGGCGATCCACGACCTGCTCCGCGCCGCCGACGCCGCCTGGGACAAGGCCGCCGGGTGGGCGCCGTACGGTCCGCGCGTGCGGTGGGAAAAGACCCGGGAGCTGCTGGTGGCCGACGGGGTGCCCCTGCTCACCGCCCGACGCCGCTCCCGCGACGCCGTGCTGACGATCGCC
- a CDS encoding DUF2505 domain-containing protein — protein MSTRSENTVTIAQPLAKVQQAYASREYWEFIVANLSPEPGEVHEFSGDTATLYEVLPIDLLPEAVRAMVSQSLKVKRVVTVDGTSYSYTADVKGTPVDFSGEATLSGDDTATTLAYDNEVNVKIPFMGPAIEPKVADALAELFQSEGDLTARWISENL, from the coding sequence ATGTCGACCCGTAGTGAAAACACCGTCACCATTGCGCAGCCCCTGGCCAAGGTGCAGCAGGCTTACGCTTCCCGCGAGTACTGGGAGTTCATCGTCGCCAACCTCTCCCCCGAACCCGGCGAGGTCCACGAGTTCTCTGGTGACACCGCCACGTTGTACGAGGTCCTGCCCATCGATCTGCTCCCCGAGGCCGTGCGCGCCATGGTGTCGCAGTCGCTCAAGGTCAAGCGCGTCGTCACCGTCGACGGCACGTCGTACTCCTACACCGCCGACGTCAAGGGCACCCCCGTTGACTTCTCGGGCGAGGCAACCCTGTCCGGGGACGACACCGCCACCACCCTCGCCTACGACAACGAGGTCAACGTCAAGATCCCGTTCATGGGTCCGGCCATCGAGCCGAAGGTTGCCGACGCCCTCGCCGAGCTCTTCCAGTCCGAAGGCGACCTCACCGCCCGCTGGATTTCCGAGAACCTCTAA